Part of the Myxococcales bacterium genome, GCTAAGCTAATACAAACCGGAGGCGCGGTCTTTACAAAAACCGGCCGCAATCCTAGACTTCCTACGCCGTTTCATTATTCACAACGGATCCTGTTTCGCGCTCGGCCGATTGCTCAAAAAACGGCGCCGGGCCGACTGATCAACATCGGACCCTTCAGGGTTCGGTCCATCTTGTAAGGAGAGGATGCAATGAACGTTCCGGGCGATCTTCGTTTCACCAAAGACCACGAATGGGTGCGTGTCCAGGGCGATGCGGCGGTCATCGGGGTGACCGATTACGCGCAGGACGCCTTGGGCGACGTGGTCTTTATCGAATTGCCGGAAGTGGGCGCCACCTTCGGCGCCGGCGACGCGCTGGGCGTCGTCGAATCGGTCAAGGCGGCCAGCGACGTTTATTCGCCGGTCAGCGGTGAAGTACTCGCCGTGAACGAGACTCTCGTGGACGCTCCCGAAACGGTCAACCGCGACCCGTACGGCGAGGCCTGGATGGTGAAAATCCGTCTTTCCAACCCCGCCGAACTTGACGACCTGATGGATGCGGCGGCCTATCAAGCC contains:
- the gcvH gene encoding glycine cleavage system protein GcvH; the protein is MNVPGDLRFTKDHEWVRVQGDAAVIGVTDYAQDALGDVVFIELPEVGATFGAGDALGVVESVKAASDVYSPVSGEVLAVNETLVDAPETVNRDPYGEAWMVKIRLSNPAELDDLMDAAAYQALLDEIKK